From Candidatus Amoebophilus asiaticus 5a2, the proteins below share one genomic window:
- a CDS encoding ankyrin repeat domain-containing protein yields the protein MQCECNQNPTLPPNVPNNSRTSPAGNRASSSTSGSGKPASSSHTTEPIGDLNDSIISAIQDDLLRDTVKALKVGNKENFRKGNATIYQILSTAVREPQNNVPILKYLLERGKVNVDTPIDYGATVLVEAVNSFPDGYKQEVVKFLLENGANPNAPDNYSRTPLDWAIFSNNLDAVKLLVEAVGDCNAVCGEYGYRPLHQAAAKGDIDIVKYLLQKGADKGLLNSKGEKPYQCTSDPFIKQLLTP from the coding sequence ATGCAATGTGAGTGTAACCAAAATCCAACTTTACCACCAAATGTTCCCAATAACTCTCGTACGTCACCTGCTGGTAATAGAGCATCTTCTTCAACAAGCGGCTCGGGCAAGCCGGCATCTTCATCACATACTACCGAACCAATAGGGGATCTAAATGATAGTATTATTTCAGCCATCCAAGATGATTTATTAAGAGATACTGTAAAAGCTTTAAAAGTGGGAAATAAAGAAAATTTTCGAAAAGGTAATGCCACAATCTATCAAATACTATCTACTGCTGTTAGAGAACCTCAGAACAATGTACCTATTTTAAAATATTTATTAGAAAGAGGAAAGGTAAATGTGGATACACCTATTGATTATGGGGCCACTGTTTTAGTTGAAGCAGTCAATTCCTTCCCGGACGGTTATAAGCAAGAAGTAGTTAAATTTCTACTGGAGAATGGTGCCAACCCAAATGCGCCTGACAACTATAGTAGAACACCATTAGACTGGGCTATATTTAGTAATAATTTAGACGCAGTCAAGCTCTTAGTCGAAGCTGTGGGCGATTGTAATGCTGTATGTGGTGAATATGGCTATAGACCTTTACACCAAGCAGCCGCTAAAGGGGATATTGATATTGTGAAATACTTATTACAAAAAGGTGCTGATAAAGGTCTTTTAAATAGTAAGGGAGAAAAACCATATCAGTGTACTTCTGACCCCTTTATCAAGCAATTGCTTACTCCATAA
- a CDS encoding S41 family peptidase codes for MWKYKRILPDKNFILGMCAGIGLCLYIGLYFFQNSFKQPVRKFGEVLNYIQKYHIDTIDNAKLVELTEAALSKLAKQLDPHTTYIDAQQNAVSRNHLKSQIEGIGIEFVLLKDVVYVLHVIPKGPADQAGLQVGDKVVKIDGHILKEANFNSNDIVLKMRGPKGTPVKVYICRNNTKDLIEITIIRDQISIPSIDAGYMVDSQTGYIKLSQFASKTYQEFIERTNQLSEQGMKKLLLDLRDNSGGYFETALNMAEEMLEPGKLIVYTKGKYKGFDTKYYANGKNRLGKLPIIILINENTASASELLAGALQDHDRALIVGRRSFGKGLVQWPIEFKDSSVLSLTVESYFTPSGRSVQKPYDKRINYELDLYNRYKQGEYFHADSIQLDKTIAYQTSAGRTVYGGGGIMPDHFIPIDTTAHSDYVNELVDNYIIQQYAITYARSNKQKLEKLRLEDYLKIFCVTEEMVGQLVEEAKKAAIKQVFITDPIKISIKNLLKAYIAKTLWQYQGFYSVYNKTDTTILKSLQLFNQAEALLQEDITYIAG; via the coding sequence ATGTGGAAATATAAAAGGATATTACCTGACAAAAATTTTATATTAGGTATGTGTGCAGGGATAGGGCTGTGCTTATATATAGGCTTATATTTTTTTCAAAATTCTTTCAAACAGCCTGTTCGTAAATTCGGCGAAGTATTAAACTATATTCAAAAATACCATATAGATACCATAGATAATGCTAAACTGGTAGAACTTACAGAGGCAGCGCTCTCAAAGTTAGCTAAGCAGTTAGATCCACATACCACTTATATTGATGCACAACAGAATGCAGTAAGTAGAAATCATTTAAAGAGCCAAATTGAAGGGATAGGTATTGAGTTTGTTTTATTAAAAGATGTAGTGTATGTATTACATGTTATTCCTAAAGGGCCTGCAGACCAAGCAGGCTTACAAGTAGGGGATAAGGTTGTTAAAATAGATGGGCATATTTTAAAAGAAGCAAATTTTAATTCAAATGATATAGTATTAAAAATGAGAGGCCCTAAAGGAACTCCAGTAAAAGTCTATATATGCCGGAACAACACAAAAGATCTAATTGAAATTACCATCATAAGAGATCAAATTTCTATACCGTCCATCGATGCAGGCTACATGGTAGATAGCCAAACAGGCTACATTAAGTTAAGTCAATTTGCAAGCAAAACTTACCAAGAATTTATAGAAAGGACAAATCAGCTATCAGAACAGGGAATGAAGAAGTTACTGCTTGACTTACGAGATAATTCAGGAGGTTATTTCGAGACAGCCTTAAATATGGCTGAAGAAATGCTAGAACCAGGAAAGTTGATAGTATATACAAAAGGTAAATACAAAGGCTTTGATACAAAATACTATGCAAATGGGAAAAATAGGCTTGGTAAGCTACCCATCATTATTTTGATCAATGAGAATACTGCTTCTGCTTCAGAACTGTTAGCAGGTGCTTTACAAGACCATGATAGAGCACTTATTGTAGGTAGAAGGTCTTTTGGTAAAGGGCTAGTACAATGGCCTATTGAGTTTAAAGATAGCTCTGTATTGAGTTTGACTGTAGAAAGCTACTTTACACCAAGCGGAAGGTCTGTACAAAAGCCCTATGATAAAAGAATAAACTATGAATTAGACTTATATAATAGATATAAGCAAGGCGAGTATTTTCATGCAGATAGCATACAGCTTGACAAAACTATAGCATATCAAACTTCAGCAGGAAGAACAGTGTATGGAGGCGGGGGAATTATGCCTGATCATTTTATACCGATAGATACTACGGCGCATAGTGACTATGTTAACGAGCTAGTAGATAACTACATTATACAACAGTATGCTATAACATATGCACGCTCTAATAAACAGAAACTGGAAAAGTTGAGATTAGAGGATTATCTTAAAATTTTTTGCGTAACTGAAGAAATGGTTGGTCAACTTGTTGAGGAAGCTAAAAAGGCAGCAATCAAGCAAGTATTTATAACCGATCCAATAAAAATCTCTATTAAAAATTTGCTTAAAGCATATATTGCCAAAACATTATGGCAATATCAAGGATTTTATAGTGTATACAATAAAACAGATACAACTATTCTAAAATCCTTACAACTATTTAACCAAGCAGAAGCATTACTGCAAGAAGATATAACTTACATAGCAGGCTAG
- a CDS encoding FoF1 ATP synthase subunit delta/epsilon, which produces MQLEIITRNKQIFQGNITSLTVPGTAGCFQILANHAPIISSLGNGKVVYTDAQSQDHNLVIEKGVVSVHDNQIKLLVEIEKV; this is translated from the coding sequence ATGCAACTAGAAATAATAACACGTAATAAGCAAATTTTCCAAGGCAATATAACTAGCTTAACTGTTCCAGGTACTGCAGGGTGTTTTCAAATACTAGCAAACCATGCGCCTATCATCAGCTCTTTAGGAAATGGGAAGGTTGTTTATACGGATGCTCAGTCACAAGATCATAATTTAGTTATTGAAAAAGGCGTAGTGTCAGTTCATGATAACCAGATTAAACTTTTAGTAGAAATTGAAAAAGTATAA
- a CDS encoding penicillin-binding transpeptidase domain-containing protein produces MYAASGGEFNPKRLKSWLGTSLAISPREQVDFLEKLVANKLNLSKKAQGKTKEIMYREEDLNGWKLYRKTGGGDSTE; encoded by the coding sequence ATTTACGCCGCAAGCGGCGGGGAATTCAACCCTAAGAGATTAAAGAGTTGGCTAGGTACATCGCTAGCTATCTCCCCTCGTGAGCAAGTAGACTTTCTTGAAAAATTAGTTGCTAATAAACTTAATCTATCTAAAAAAGCACAAGGAAAAACTAAGGAAATCATGTATCGTGAAGAAGATTTGAATGGCTGGAAATTATATAGAAAGACAGGAGGAGGCGATTCTACGGAATAG
- the abc-f gene encoding ribosomal protection-like ABC-F family protein, with product MLTINALTYHVGARALYENSSLFIKPKDKIGLIGLNGTGKSTLLKLIAGKLTPDSGNISRTKECTLGFLDQDLLSFRSQDSIRQVAMQAFEEVLELEQKIEEVLKQMETNYEDSLVDTLSTLQERLDHLDGYEAQAKADAVLEGMGFTTKDLDRPLEEFSGGWRMRVMLAKLLLQKPALLMLDEPTNHLDLTSIQWLEKYLQSYENAFIVVSHDRCFLDNVINKTVEVLNKQLYPYAGNFSFYQAEKAEKAEIQENAYKNQQKKIGQTEDFIERFRYKSTKAKQVQSRIKMLDKIERVESINTSVPTVNFNFSTKQASGKIVAKLSQINKSYDTLELLQQASATIERGDKIALIGANGKGKSTLLRIITGDEPADTANIDFGHQVNMAFYAQHQLESLNLENEILKELQEVGVGRSETELRKIAGMFLFSKDEVYKKIKVLSGGEKSRVALAKVLLSEANFLLLDEPTNHLDMVSIDILAQTLQQYKGTCVIVSHDRHFVAQVANKIWYIENKQIKEYPGSYEAYEYWKQHEKQA from the coding sequence ATGTTAACCATCAATGCACTAACCTACCATGTAGGTGCAAGAGCACTTTATGAAAATTCCTCTTTATTTATAAAACCTAAAGATAAAATAGGGCTTATTGGCCTTAATGGAACAGGAAAATCTACGCTGCTCAAACTTATAGCTGGTAAATTAACACCAGATTCAGGTAATATAAGTAGAACAAAAGAGTGTACGCTAGGTTTTTTAGACCAAGATTTGCTTTCTTTTCGTTCTCAAGACAGCATACGTCAAGTAGCCATGCAGGCTTTTGAAGAAGTATTAGAACTAGAACAAAAGATAGAGGAAGTTCTTAAACAAATGGAGACTAATTATGAAGACTCATTAGTAGACACCTTGTCAACACTTCAAGAGAGATTAGATCACCTAGATGGTTATGAAGCACAAGCTAAAGCAGATGCTGTATTGGAGGGTATGGGATTTACCACCAAAGATTTAGATAGGCCTCTAGAAGAGTTTTCTGGAGGATGGAGAATGCGGGTAATGTTAGCCAAACTGCTTTTACAAAAACCTGCTTTGCTGATGCTAGATGAACCTACCAACCACTTAGACTTAACCTCTATACAGTGGCTTGAAAAATACCTGCAAAGCTATGAGAATGCTTTTATTGTAGTTTCACATGATCGCTGCTTTTTAGACAATGTCATCAATAAGACAGTAGAAGTGTTGAACAAACAACTATATCCTTATGCAGGAAATTTTAGTTTCTATCAAGCTGAAAAAGCTGAAAAAGCCGAAATACAAGAGAATGCTTATAAGAACCAACAGAAAAAAATAGGGCAGACAGAAGATTTTATAGAGCGGTTTCGTTATAAATCTACGAAAGCAAAACAGGTACAGTCTAGAATAAAGATGTTGGATAAAATAGAGCGTGTAGAGTCTATAAATACCAGCGTGCCTACGGTTAACTTCAACTTTAGCACTAAACAGGCTTCTGGAAAAATTGTGGCAAAGCTTTCTCAAATCAACAAAAGCTATGATACACTTGAGCTATTACAGCAAGCCTCTGCAACCATAGAACGTGGAGATAAAATTGCATTAATCGGAGCTAATGGAAAAGGGAAAAGTACTTTGTTACGTATTATAACAGGGGATGAACCTGCTGATACTGCCAACATAGATTTTGGTCATCAGGTTAATATGGCATTTTATGCCCAGCACCAACTAGAATCTCTTAATTTAGAAAATGAAATCTTAAAAGAATTACAAGAAGTAGGGGTAGGAAGGTCTGAAACTGAGCTAAGGAAAATTGCGGGCATGTTCTTATTCAGTAAGGATGAAGTTTACAAAAAGATCAAAGTGCTTTCAGGAGGTGAAAAGTCACGGGTAGCTTTAGCTAAAGTTTTGCTATCAGAAGCTAACTTTTTACTATTAGACGAGCCTACCAACCACTTAGACATGGTTTCTATTGATATCTTAGCCCAAACCTTACAGCAATATAAAGGTACCTGTGTTATTGTATCGCATGATCGACACTTTGTGGCACAAGTTGCCAACAAAATTTGGTATATTGAAAATAAGCAGATCAAAGAATATCCTGGCAGCTACGAAGCATATGAGTATTGGAAGCAACATGAAAAGCAAGCATAA
- a CDS encoding 4Fe-4S binding protein: protein MQLRTLFHIILRLTKPLQLTWQHFVKSIKARNHTSTPIYFQQESGNITLQYPHEKLPVPSRGRYKLHNAIEDCIVCDKCAKICPVDCIEIESIPAPDVFGITSNGMKKRIHAAKFDIDMAKCCFCGLCTTVCPTECLTMTPEYDFSVFDVLEHKVSFANMSEAEIIEKKQIWDTHATSKKILAE from the coding sequence ATGCAACTAAGAACACTCTTTCACATTATTCTCCGCTTAACAAAGCCATTACAACTTACTTGGCAACATTTTGTTAAAAGTATTAAGGCTCGCAACCATACAAGCACACCAATATATTTTCAACAGGAAAGCGGTAATATAACATTACAATATCCTCATGAAAAGCTACCTGTCCCTAGCCGAGGGCGTTATAAGTTACATAATGCCATAGAAGACTGTATTGTATGTGATAAATGTGCTAAAATTTGTCCTGTAGATTGCATAGAAATAGAATCTATTCCAGCACCTGATGTATTTGGTATAACTAGCAATGGTATGAAAAAACGTATTCATGCTGCCAAGTTTGATATAGACATGGCCAAATGCTGCTTTTGTGGGCTTTGTACTACTGTTTGCCCTACAGAGTGTTTAACCATGACTCCAGAATATGACTTTAGTGTGTTTGATGTTTTAGAACATAAGGTTTCTTTTGCTAATATGAGTGAGGCAGAAATTATAGAAAAGAAACAGATATGGGATACACATGCAACAAGTAAAAAAATCCTTGCCGAATAG
- a CDS encoding NADH-quinone oxidoreductase subunit J family protein, with amino-acid sequence MFINLLYVFFAVLVAVGSLVILFAKQEFFALLMLILIVIFLSTLYFLQGAPFVSIIQLILHAGGILVLLICSLLFFKHAIKAPNNTDNKIIYKRIVIGAISIGLVGYLCNKLSTISYLFNLPASNRPVGTIQQLGYQILGPYGLILELISILLLITLVGVLHIIHQRYKTPNK; translated from the coding sequence ATGTTTATTAATTTACTGTATGTTTTCTTTGCCGTACTAGTAGCAGTAGGAAGCCTGGTAATATTATTTGCAAAACAGGAATTTTTTGCACTATTGATGCTAATATTAATAGTTATTTTCTTATCAACACTATACTTTTTACAAGGGGCGCCTTTCGTGTCCATTATCCAACTCATATTACATGCAGGCGGTATTTTAGTATTGCTAATATGTAGCCTATTGTTTTTTAAACATGCAATAAAGGCACCTAATAACACTGATAATAAAATCATATATAAAAGAATAGTTATAGGAGCTATAAGCATTGGTTTGGTGGGGTACCTATGCAATAAGTTAAGCACGATTAGCTATTTATTTAATTTACCAGCTTCTAATAGGCCTGTTGGAACAATACAACAACTAGGCTATCAAATACTAGGGCCTTATGGACTTATACTAGAATTAATAAGTATTTTATTACTTATAACGCTAGTAGGAGTACTACATATTATACATCAAAGATACAAGACACCTAACAAGTAA
- a CDS encoding metal ABC transporter permease — protein sequence MKAFLEFFTLTDPNIRYVVLGTMLLTSSAAIVGTFTLLKKKALLGDATAHAAFPGICIAFMLTGTKHPIYLAIGAFTTGWIALLLIDILIKHSKIKEDIATALLLSVTFGIGTLLLSIIQNTSNAAQLGLNNYLFGKAAALLGEDLLVLGILSIAILLTVVGLFKEFTLIAFDKAFAESIHMRVNLLEFVFTSLIVLAIVIGIRAVGIVLMAAMLITPAAAARFWTDRLTKMIGLAALFGAISGLLGSFVSYLFPGMPTGPWIVLIVTAIAYISFLFAPHKGLLAKKLRQYKHQNKILQENILKLFYEIGEEKGDFFGNCSTEELMQHRAIPHNKLIRGLVSLEKASLLYYKGNKWRLTGAGKNEGERIAQRHRLWELYLTKYLKTKPAYIHENAELIEHVLTPELVKELNKLLN from the coding sequence ATGAAAGCATTTCTTGAATTTTTTACTTTAACAGATCCAAATATCCGGTATGTAGTATTGGGAACCATGCTACTTACTAGTAGCGCAGCTATAGTAGGAACTTTTACTTTGCTTAAAAAGAAGGCTTTACTGGGAGATGCTACAGCACATGCTGCCTTCCCGGGTATATGTATAGCTTTTATGCTTACTGGTACTAAACATCCAATTTACTTGGCTATAGGTGCTTTTACAACTGGTTGGATAGCTTTATTACTCATAGATATACTAATCAAGCATTCTAAGATTAAGGAAGATATTGCTACAGCCTTGTTGCTTTCTGTAACGTTTGGGATAGGCACCCTACTACTTTCTATTATCCAAAATACGTCTAATGCAGCACAACTAGGGCTTAACAACTACCTATTTGGCAAAGCAGCTGCCTTGCTAGGCGAAGACTTATTGGTATTAGGTATACTTAGTATAGCTATTTTACTAACAGTTGTCGGTCTTTTTAAAGAATTTACCTTGATTGCTTTTGATAAAGCCTTTGCTGAATCAATACATATGCGGGTAAACTTGCTAGAATTTGTATTTACTAGCCTTATTGTATTAGCCATTGTAATAGGTATCCGTGCAGTAGGTATTGTGTTAATGGCAGCCATGCTTATTACTCCAGCCGCAGCTGCTCGCTTTTGGACGGACCGGCTAACAAAAATGATAGGCTTAGCAGCACTATTTGGAGCTATATCAGGTCTATTAGGCAGCTTCGTTTCTTACCTTTTTCCTGGAATGCCTACAGGCCCTTGGATTGTACTTATTGTTACTGCTATAGCATATATTTCTTTTCTTTTTGCTCCCCATAAAGGACTGCTGGCAAAAAAGTTACGTCAGTATAAGCATCAAAATAAGATATTACAAGAAAACATATTAAAGCTATTTTATGAGATAGGGGAAGAGAAAGGAGATTTTTTTGGAAATTGCTCTACTGAAGAGCTTATGCAGCACAGAGCTATACCCCACAATAAACTTATAAGGGGGCTTGTATCCTTAGAGAAAGCTAGCTTACTATATTATAAAGGAAATAAATGGCGCCTGACAGGGGCTGGAAAAAATGAGGGAGAACGGATAGCACAGCGACATCGGTTATGGGAATTATACCTAACTAAATACTTAAAGACCAAACCGGCTTATATTCATGAAAATGCTGAACTCATAGAACATGTACTTACACCTGAATTAGTTAAAGAATTAAATAAATTGCTAAACTAA
- a CDS encoding MlaE family ABC transporter permease translates to MKSLGKYCLFLCSMFSNRVAWKTYFQQTIDECINIGICSITIVSIVSIFIGAVTCIQISYNLKSPFAQDFLVGFGVRNMVILELAPTVMAIIFAGKVGSNIASQLGSMRITEQIDALEVMGINPTTYLVLPKIIASIFMYPLLVILSGSLAIYSGYLAAKFVLTMAAEDYIYGIRFMFEPYTIQFAIYKSIAFAFLVSSIASYKGFYVFRGAVAVGQASTEAVTNSCIAILAADYVLTQLLL, encoded by the coding sequence ATGAAAAGTTTAGGCAAATATTGCCTTTTCTTGTGTTCTATGTTTTCTAATAGAGTAGCATGGAAAACTTATTTCCAACAGACTATTGACGAATGTATCAACATAGGTATTTGCTCTATTACAATTGTTTCCATTGTTTCTATATTTATAGGTGCTGTAACGTGTATTCAGATTAGCTATAATCTTAAGTCCCCTTTTGCTCAAGATTTCTTGGTAGGGTTTGGTGTACGTAATATGGTTATATTAGAATTAGCTCCTACGGTAATGGCTATTATATTTGCTGGGAAAGTAGGCTCTAATATTGCCAGTCAGCTAGGTTCTATGCGTATTACTGAACAAATCGATGCTTTGGAGGTCATGGGAATTAACCCAACTACTTATCTGGTACTACCTAAAATCATCGCTAGTATATTCATGTATCCATTACTAGTTATTTTATCAGGATCCTTAGCTATTTACAGTGGATATTTGGCTGCAAAATTTGTATTAACCATGGCAGCTGAAGATTATATATATGGAATCCGTTTTATGTTTGAACCTTATACTATCCAATTTGCCATTTATAAGTCAATAGCTTTTGCTTTCTTGGTAAGTTCGATTGCTTCTTATAAAGGTTTCTATGTGTTTAGAGGAGCTGTGGCAGTAGGGCAAGCAAGCACAGAAGCTGTGACTAATAGTTGTATTGCCATTTTAGCAGCTGATTATGTATTAACCCAATTGCTTTTGTAA
- a CDS encoding complex I subunit 1/NuoH family protein — MLTNIPTFCFYLPFLLLFMLVAIYVERKLAAFIQDRLGPMEVGYKGALQTLADLIKLLKKEVIIPEASDKALFILAPVWILVTVIAGFVVVPVNNAWTGAPTSIGLLFLLAMLSLKTIGILVAGWSSNNKFARLGALRAMAQFLAYEIPLGLSVLCVIIACRNVDLSVISSQQGLSIYNVYKGSIQTSYLLGIKGLDVSHMGGFLSWNIFRMPCLIVAYSIFFLTSLAVSNKIPFDLAESESELIAGYHTEYSGIYWAWIMVSEYSILFLMSIFGVILFWGGWNSPLPNIGSLKLALYTNGHPNTWVGNIWAFFWLFTKALLFVLIQLWIKWTFPRLRADQLLRVCWLYLIPLGLGCLLVTLWWEFLNL, encoded by the coding sequence TTGCTTACCAACATTCCTACTTTTTGTTTTTATCTACCTTTTCTGCTACTTTTTATGCTGGTAGCTATATATGTAGAACGTAAGCTAGCTGCTTTTATACAAGATCGGTTAGGTCCTATGGAAGTAGGCTATAAAGGTGCTTTACAAACACTAGCTGATTTAATAAAACTACTAAAAAAGGAAGTCATTATTCCAGAAGCATCTGATAAGGCACTATTTATACTAGCACCTGTTTGGATTTTGGTTACAGTAATAGCAGGCTTTGTGGTAGTACCTGTTAACAATGCATGGACAGGGGCTCCTACTAGCATAGGGTTGTTATTTTTATTAGCTATGCTTTCACTAAAAACAATAGGTATACTAGTAGCTGGCTGGTCTTCTAATAATAAATTTGCTCGCCTTGGTGCACTTCGTGCAATGGCACAGTTTCTTGCTTATGAAATACCCTTAGGGCTTAGTGTATTATGTGTAATTATAGCCTGCCGTAATGTGGATTTAAGTGTTATTTCTTCACAGCAAGGCCTGAGTATATATAATGTATATAAAGGTAGTATACAAACAAGCTATTTGCTCGGTATCAAAGGGTTAGACGTTTCCCATATGGGTGGATTTCTTAGTTGGAATATCTTTCGCATGCCTTGTTTGATAGTAGCTTATTCAATCTTTTTTTTAACGTCGCTAGCTGTTAGTAATAAGATACCTTTTGATTTAGCCGAATCAGAGTCAGAACTAATTGCTGGTTATCATACAGAATATTCTGGTATATATTGGGCCTGGATAATGGTTTCAGAATATAGTATTTTGTTTCTGATGAGTATTTTCGGGGTTATTTTGTTCTGGGGAGGATGGAATTCTCCTTTACCCAATATAGGGTCATTAAAATTAGCACTGTATACCAATGGACACCCCAATACATGGGTAGGTAATATCTGGGCTTTTTTTTGGTTATTTACAAAAGCATTATTATTTGTTTTAATACAGTTGTGGATTAAATGGACGTTTCCTCGCTTACGTGCAGACCAACTTCTAAGGGTATGTTGGCTATATTTAATTCCTTTAGGGCTAGGTTGTTTACTAGTGACCTTGTGGTGGGAATTTCTTAACTTGTAA
- a CDS encoding IS110-like element ISCaa7 family transposase codes for MLNHLILVNYMQYTHILGIDISKKTIDVALSQNKANDSIVSHKFTNNLKGYQALIAWLKKHKAPIEQILVCLENTGIYHRSLVSFLQSHQAFIWVENATSIKWSNGVQRGKSDQIDAQRICFYAFRNQDKARQFSTKDESLQQIDDLSALRERLIQARVALLAPIKELRETGLKKNATMLEESSKQTLASLEKEIRAIEDKIKQIIQQQKELENKYQIIRSVPGVGFVTAIHLMIYTHNFKRFDNAKQLACYAGVAPFEYSSGSSIRGRTKVHPMANKTLKTSLHMCALSSIRNNVEMKEYYEKKVKQGKNKMSVINAIRNKILLKVFACVRDGKMHEYKQVA; via the coding sequence ATGTTAAACCATTTAATACTAGTAAATTATATGCAATATACCCACATTCTTGGCATAGATATATCTAAAAAAACGATTGATGTAGCATTGAGCCAAAATAAAGCCAACGATTCTATTGTATCCCATAAGTTTACTAATAACTTAAAAGGTTATCAAGCTTTGATAGCTTGGCTTAAAAAACATAAGGCTCCAATTGAACAAATCCTTGTATGCCTAGAAAACACCGGAATCTACCATCGGTCTTTGGTAAGTTTTCTTCAAAGCCACCAAGCTTTCATATGGGTAGAAAACGCTACTTCCATTAAATGGAGCAATGGAGTACAAAGAGGTAAAAGTGATCAAATAGATGCTCAAAGAATTTGTTTTTACGCTTTTAGGAATCAAGATAAAGCTCGCCAATTCTCAACTAAAGATGAGTCTTTGCAACAAATAGATGATTTATCTGCTCTTAGAGAACGTTTAATCCAAGCTAGAGTAGCCTTGCTAGCACCTATTAAAGAACTTAGAGAGACTGGGTTGAAAAAAAATGCAACTATGTTAGAAGAATCCTCTAAACAAACTTTAGCTAGCCTGGAGAAAGAAATAAGAGCAATAGAGGACAAGATAAAACAGATTATTCAGCAACAAAAGGAATTAGAAAACAAGTATCAGATCATACGTTCTGTACCTGGAGTAGGCTTTGTAACAGCTATTCATCTGATGATTTATACTCATAATTTTAAGCGATTTGATAATGCTAAACAATTAGCTTGTTATGCTGGAGTAGCTCCTTTCGAATATAGTTCAGGAAGTAGCATTAGAGGAAGAACTAAAGTACATCCGATGGCCAATAAAACTTTAAAAACTTCCTTACACATGTGTGCCTTAAGCTCAATTAGAAATAATGTTGAAATGAAGGAGTATTATGAGAAAAAAGTAAAACAAGGAAAAAATAAGATGAGTGTTATTAATGCTATAAGAAATAAAATACTACTTAAGGTGTTTGCTTGTGTTAGAGATGGAAAAATGCATGAGTATAAACAAGTAGCTTAA
- a CDS encoding ABC transporter ATP-binding protein, whose protein sequence is MIKFEHISKSFNGKVVLDDISSHFDPGKINLVIGTSGTGKSVLLKCIVGLIRPSYGNITFDDRDMVGRSRDTIINIKREIGMLFQGGALFDSKTVEQNVMFPLNMLTNMPKNEKLDRVNFYLKRVGLSNSNKKYPNELSGGMQKRVGIARAMVNSPKYLFCDEPNSGLDPKTSLLIDELIQELTYEYDITTVVVTHNLDSIFTLGDYIIFLDQGKKAWEGTSKELFHSDVETLNSFLFASKMMRMIKSYL, encoded by the coding sequence ATGATTAAATTTGAGCATATCAGTAAATCTTTTAATGGCAAAGTGGTCTTAGATGACATCAGTAGCCATTTTGATCCTGGAAAGATAAACCTTGTTATTGGCACGAGCGGTACTGGAAAGAGTGTGCTGTTGAAATGTATTGTAGGACTTATCCGGCCAAGTTATGGTAATATTACTTTTGATGACCGCGACATGGTAGGACGGAGCAGAGATACTATTATTAATATTAAACGAGAAATAGGTATGTTATTTCAGGGAGGAGCACTTTTTGATTCTAAAACAGTAGAGCAAAATGTAATGTTTCCGCTAAACATGCTAACGAATATGCCTAAAAACGAAAAGCTAGATCGTGTAAATTTTTACTTAAAACGAGTGGGCCTAAGCAATAGCAACAAGAAATACCCCAATGAGCTTAGTGGTGGCATGCAAAAAAGGGTAGGTATAGCAAGGGCAATGGTCAATAGCCCTAAATACCTATTTTGTGATGAACCTAATTCAGGCCTCGACCCTAAAACATCCTTATTAATAGATGAACTGATACAAGAACTTACTTATGAGTATGACATAACCACTGTAGTGGTAACGCATAATCTCGATAGCATATTTACACTGGGAGACTATATTATATTTCTAGACCAAGGGAAAAAAGCTTGGGAAGGAACTTCTAAAGAACTTTTCCATAGTGATGTAGAAACACTTAACAGCTTTCTTTTTGCCAGCAAAATGATGCGTATGATCAAGAGTTATCTGTAA